One part of the Parambassis ranga chromosome 8, fParRan2.1, whole genome shotgun sequence genome encodes these proteins:
- the card11 gene encoding caspase recruitment domain-containing protein 11 isoform X3, which produces MENGTAIDVEALWEKVECKRYELCRSIAPAKLTPYLRQCKVLDEQDEDEILNSMLLVSKANRTSRLLDILHTKGERGYVAFLESLEFYYPELYKLVTGKDPTRRFSTIVVEEGHEGLTQFLMNEVVKLQQQSKVKTLEKDELSRRYFTLEDEQKRLKVANQELQAFQQRYNKLREERNSYSDELLRVKDENYKLAMRYATLSEEKNMAVMRSRDLQLEIDQLKHRLNKMEEEFKMERRQSLKLKNDIENRPKREQIFELERENDMLKIKLQELQSIIQPGPLPASDKAILDILEHDRQEALEDRQDLVNRLYNLREEVRQAEELRDKYLEEKEDLELKCSTLQKDCEMYHNRMDTITIQLEEVEKERDQAFRARDEAQHQFSQSLIDKDKYRKQIRELEEKSDELHIEIVRKDARLCTLESRLRRMSKDIVPEESMSKDPPLTIIPMQVQSEWSSDESPEEKEKEKSERTPLKRRHNLKNRVKSPVNVLKGPQVNSAGPLSGDFLDIQMVHPPSPSFLMSPMYPPSAPPPLSSSPSPAHLPFSVVEQPSRVNMVNMLRFRNDSILSTLPEPPEKASLYRREREKEHDFHPRSLSDFDSDHMEMEFEDEVQRGPPSVHSSSSSHQSEGMDTYDLEHVNNIFRKLSLERPFRPSLSSFSRISSSLKPVQELSLQGDNLLKDITLIGGNDSGIFISSVQSGSIAENAGLREGHHLLLLEGSIRGETQSISLDTSTQEEAQWTLQHCSGPVRLHYRANYDSYRRLQRDLADGTLASGDSFYIRVNLNISGQSDSCSLSVRCDEVVHVLDTRHQDRCEWLCARVDPYSGSDQAEHGTIPCNSRAQQLLLVKIQKLVCRGGKEENEGHRSSRVNLQPEEASPSPDPKASPRLSRASIFLTQILQFVSRVDIKYKRMNSNERVRIINSGSSTLPRQGFETLKPEDAADPDSELSRSLNLIPYSPVTPQRTQRRRPVLFSPAALAKTLIQKILNMGGAMDFNICKPDTLTKEEFHLKQNVEPFIHYKEKQATFECITRENIEAVAAKGKHCLLEADLICVKDLLRREIYPIIIYIKICEKNVKKLRKLPLRVESEEEFVRWCRAKEKELEGIPCLYATLEPDAWAGTDDLIRVIKDRILEEQKKMVWVEQDLL; this is translated from the exons ATGGAGAATGGAACAGCTATTGATGTGGAGGCATTGTGGGAAAAGGTGGAGTGCAAACGCTACGAACTGTGTCGCTCTATTGCTCCAGCGAAGCTGACTCCATACCTCCGTCAGTGCAAAGTCCTGGATGAACAAGATGAGGATGAAATACTTAATTCCATGTTGCTGGTGTCAAAAGCAAACCGCACAA GCCGCCTACTCGACATCCTGCACACTAAAGGGGAGCGGGGGTATGTGGCATTTTTGGAGAGTCTGGAGTTTTACTACCCTGAGCTGTATAAACTGGTCACAGGAAAGGATCCAACGCGACGCTTCTCCACCATCGTAG TAGAGGAAGGCCATGAGGGTCTGACCCAGTTTTTGATGAATGAGGtggtgaagctgcagcagcagtccaaAGTCAAGACCCTGGAGAAAGATGAACTCAGCAGGAGATACTTCACGCTTGAAGATGAGCAAAAAAGGCTGAAAGTGGCCAACCAGGAGCTTCAGGCCTTCCAACAGA GGTACAATAAGTTGAGGGAAGAGAGGAACAGCTACAGTGATGAGCTGCTAAGAGTAAAGGATGAAAACTACAAGCTCGCCATGAGGTACGCCACGCTGAGCGAGGAGAAGAACATGGCTGTGATGAGGAGCCGTGACCTGCAGCTGGAG ATTGATCAGCTGAAGCACAGGCTGAACAAAATGGAGGAGGAGTTTAAgatggagaggaggcagagtcTCAAACTGAAGAACGACATCGAGAATCGGCCGAAGAGAGAGCAGATCTTTGAGCTGGAAAGAGAGAATGACATGCTAAAGATTAAACTACAGGAACTACAATCTATTATACAG CCAGGTCCCTTACCTGCTTCAGACAAGGCCATCCTTGACATTTTGGAGCATGACAGACAGGAAGCCCTAGAAGACAGACAGGATTTGGTCAACCGCCTCTACAACCTGCGTGAAGAagtcagacaggcagaggaactACGAGACAag tacttggaggagaaggaggatcTGGAGCTGAAGTGCTCCACACTGCAGAAGGACTGTGAGATGTATCACAACCGCATGGACACCATCACCATACAGctagaggaggtggagaaggagagagaccag GCGTTCCGAGCCAGAGACGAGGCCCAGCACCAGTTCTCTCAGAGTCTTATTGACAAAGACAAATATCGTAAGCAAATCAGAGAGCTGGAAGAGAAAAGTGATGAGCTCCACATCGAGATTGTACGCAAAGACGCCAGACTGTGTACACTCGAGTCTCGTCTGCGACGGATGTCCAAAGACATTGTCCCCGAAGAG AGTATGTCAAAAGATCCTCCGCTTACCATCATCCCAATGCAAGTTCAGTCAGAGTGGTCCAGTGATGAGTCaccagaggagaaggagaaggagaaatcTGAGCGGACGCCACTTAAACGCAGACACAACCTTAAG AACAGAGTAAAGTCTCCAGTCAATGTGCTCAAAGGGCCTCAAGTCAACTCAGCAG GTCCACTCAGTGGAGATTTTCTGGACATTCAGATGGTACATCCTCCCTCCCCCAGCTTCCTCATGTCCCCCATGTATCCTCCCTCTGcacctccccccctctcctcctccccttcaccCGCTCATCTTCCTTTCAGTGTTGTGGAGCAGCCCAGCAGGGTGAATATGGTGAATATG CTCCGTTTTCGTAACGACAGCATCCTGTCCACACTCCCTGAGCCACCTGAGAAAGCGTCGCTGTAccgcagagagagggagaaagagcaCGACTTCCATCCACGCAG TCTCTCTGACTTTGACAGTGACCATATGGAAATGGAGTTTG AAGATGAAGTGCAGCGCGGCCCTCCTTCTGTacattcctcttcctcctcccatcAGTCAGAGGGGATGGACACATATGACCTTGAGCACGTCAACAATATCTTCAGGAAACTGTCTCTGGAGAG accgtTTCGTCCATCTCTGTCTTCCTTCTCCAGAATCAGCTCATCTTTGAAACCGGTGCAGGAGCTGTCTTTGCAGGGGGACAACCTGCTAAAGGACATCACACTGATTGGCGGCAATGACAGTGGgatttttatttcctctgtccAGTCGGGCTCCATTGCAGAGAACGCGGGGCTAAGAGAGGGCCACCACCTTCTGTTG CTTGAGGGGTCCATACGTGGGGAAACCCAAAGCATTTCATTGGATACCAGCACCCAGGAAGAAGCCCAATGGACACTCCAGCACTGCTCTGGGCCAGTCAGGCTACACTATCGAGCCAACTATGACT CTTATCGGCGTCTGCAGAGGGACTTAGCAGATGGCACATTAGCTTCTGGCGACTCATTCTACATACGGGTCAACCTCAATATCTCCGGTCAATCAGACAGCTGCTCCCTGAGCGTGCGCTGTGATGAGGTAGTGCACGTGTTAGATACCAGGCATCAGGACCGCTGTGAGTGGCTATGCGCCCGGGTGGACCCGTATTCTGGCTCTGACCAGGCTGAGCATGGTACTATACCCTGCAACTCAAG AgcccagcagctgctcctggtGAAAATTCAGAAGTTAGTGTGTCGAGGGGGGAAAGAGGAGAATGAAGGCCACCGCAGCAGCAGG gTTAATTTACAACCAGAAGAAGCCAGCCCCTCTCCGGATCCTAAAGCCAGCCCACGCCTGTCCAGAGCTAGCATATTCCTTACTCAGATACTACAG TTTGTCAGCAGGGTTGATATCAAGTACAAGCGAATGAACAGCAATGAACGTGTGAGGATCATCAACTCAGGCAGCTCAACACTACCAAGACAAGGCTTTGAGACCCTTAAACCAGAGG ATGCTGCTGACCCAGACAGTGAGCTGAGCCGAAGTTTGAACCTCATTCCCTACAGTCCCGTCACTCCCCAGCGGACCCAGAGAAGAAGACCTGTCCTGttcagtcctgctgctctggcCAAAACCCTCATCCAGAAAATACTGAACATGGGGGGAGCTATGGACTTCAATATCTGCAAACCAG ACACCCTAACCAAAGAGGAATTTCACCTGAAACAGAACGTGGAGCCCTTCATTCACTACAAAGAGAAACAAGCCACGTTCGAATGCATTACCCGAGAAAACATAGAGGCCGTCGCTGCAAAG GGCAAACACTGCCTGCTGGAGGCCGACCTCATTTGCGTCAAAGACCTCCTGCGGAGAGAAATCTACCCGATCATCATCTACATCAAGATATGCGAGAAAAATGTCAAGAAGCTACG GAAGCTGCCGCTGCGcgtggagtcagaggaggagttTGTGAGGTGGTGTCGAGCCAAAGAGAAGGAGTTGGAGGGCATCCCTTGCCTCTATGCCACGCTGGAACCGGATGCCTGGGCAGGGACTGACGACCTAATCAGAGTCATCAAAGACAGAATcttggaggagcagaagaagatGGTGTGGGTGGAGCAGGACCTCCTGTAG
- the card11 gene encoding caspase recruitment domain-containing protein 11 isoform X1, translating into MENGTAIDVEALWEKVECKRYELCRSIAPAKLTPYLRQCKVLDEQDEDEILNSMLLVSKANRTSRLLDILHTKGERGYVAFLESLEFYYPELYKLVTGKDPTRRFSTIVVEEGHEGLTQFLMNEVVKLQQQSKVKTLEKDELSRRYFTLEDEQKRLKVANQELQAFQQRYNKLREERNSYSDELLRVKDENYKLAMRYATLSEEKNMAVMRSRDLQLEIDQLKHRLNKMEEEFKMERRQSLKLKNDIENRPKREQIFELERENDMLKIKLQELQSIIQPGPLPASDKAILDILEHDRQEALEDRQDLVNRLYNLREEVRQAEELRDKYLEEKEDLELKCSTLQKDCEMYHNRMDTITIQLEEVEKERDQAFRARDEAQHQFSQSLIDKDKYRKQIRELEEKSDELHIEIVRKDARLCTLESRLRRMSKDIVPEESMSKDPPLTIIPMQVQSEWSSDESPEEKEKEKSERTPLKRRHNLKAGNRVKSPVNVLKGPQVNSAGPLSGDFLDIQMVHPPSPSFLMSPMYPPSAPPPLSSSPSPAHLPFSVVEQPSRVNMVNMLRFRNDSILSTLPEPPEKASLYRREREKEHDFHPRSLSDFDSDHMEMEFEDEVQRGPPSVHSSSSSHQSEGMDTYDLEHVNNIFRKLSLERPFRPSLSSFSRISSSLKPVQELSLQGDNLLKDITLIGGNDSGIFISSVQSGSIAENAGLREGHHLLLLEGSIRGETQSISLDTSTQEEAQWTLQHCSGPVRLHYRANYDSYRRLQRDLADGTLASGDSFYIRVNLNISGQSDSCSLSVRCDEVVHVLDTRHQDRCEWLCARVDPYSGSDQAEHGTIPCNSRAQQLLLVKIQKLVCRGGKEENEGHRSSRVNLQPEEASPSPDPKASPRLSRASIFLTQILQFVSRVDIKYKRMNSNERVRIINSGSSTLPRQGFETLKPEDAADPDSELSRSLNLIPYSPVTPQRTQRRRPVLFSPAALAKTLIQKILNMGGAMDFNICKPDTLTKEEFHLKQNVEPFIHYKEKQATFECITRENIEAVAAKGKHCLLEADLICVKDLLRREIYPIIIYIKICEKNVKKLRKLPLRVESEEEFVRWCRAKEKELEGIPCLYATLEPDAWAGTDDLIRVIKDRILEEQKKMVWVEQDLL; encoded by the exons ATGGAGAATGGAACAGCTATTGATGTGGAGGCATTGTGGGAAAAGGTGGAGTGCAAACGCTACGAACTGTGTCGCTCTATTGCTCCAGCGAAGCTGACTCCATACCTCCGTCAGTGCAAAGTCCTGGATGAACAAGATGAGGATGAAATACTTAATTCCATGTTGCTGGTGTCAAAAGCAAACCGCACAA GCCGCCTACTCGACATCCTGCACACTAAAGGGGAGCGGGGGTATGTGGCATTTTTGGAGAGTCTGGAGTTTTACTACCCTGAGCTGTATAAACTGGTCACAGGAAAGGATCCAACGCGACGCTTCTCCACCATCGTAG TAGAGGAAGGCCATGAGGGTCTGACCCAGTTTTTGATGAATGAGGtggtgaagctgcagcagcagtccaaAGTCAAGACCCTGGAGAAAGATGAACTCAGCAGGAGATACTTCACGCTTGAAGATGAGCAAAAAAGGCTGAAAGTGGCCAACCAGGAGCTTCAGGCCTTCCAACAGA GGTACAATAAGTTGAGGGAAGAGAGGAACAGCTACAGTGATGAGCTGCTAAGAGTAAAGGATGAAAACTACAAGCTCGCCATGAGGTACGCCACGCTGAGCGAGGAGAAGAACATGGCTGTGATGAGGAGCCGTGACCTGCAGCTGGAG ATTGATCAGCTGAAGCACAGGCTGAACAAAATGGAGGAGGAGTTTAAgatggagaggaggcagagtcTCAAACTGAAGAACGACATCGAGAATCGGCCGAAGAGAGAGCAGATCTTTGAGCTGGAAAGAGAGAATGACATGCTAAAGATTAAACTACAGGAACTACAATCTATTATACAG CCAGGTCCCTTACCTGCTTCAGACAAGGCCATCCTTGACATTTTGGAGCATGACAGACAGGAAGCCCTAGAAGACAGACAGGATTTGGTCAACCGCCTCTACAACCTGCGTGAAGAagtcagacaggcagaggaactACGAGACAag tacttggaggagaaggaggatcTGGAGCTGAAGTGCTCCACACTGCAGAAGGACTGTGAGATGTATCACAACCGCATGGACACCATCACCATACAGctagaggaggtggagaaggagagagaccag GCGTTCCGAGCCAGAGACGAGGCCCAGCACCAGTTCTCTCAGAGTCTTATTGACAAAGACAAATATCGTAAGCAAATCAGAGAGCTGGAAGAGAAAAGTGATGAGCTCCACATCGAGATTGTACGCAAAGACGCCAGACTGTGTACACTCGAGTCTCGTCTGCGACGGATGTCCAAAGACATTGTCCCCGAAGAG AGTATGTCAAAAGATCCTCCGCTTACCATCATCCCAATGCAAGTTCAGTCAGAGTGGTCCAGTGATGAGTCaccagaggagaaggagaaggagaaatcTGAGCGGACGCCACTTAAACGCAGACACAACCTTAAGGCAGGG AACAGAGTAAAGTCTCCAGTCAATGTGCTCAAAGGGCCTCAAGTCAACTCAGCAG GTCCACTCAGTGGAGATTTTCTGGACATTCAGATGGTACATCCTCCCTCCCCCAGCTTCCTCATGTCCCCCATGTATCCTCCCTCTGcacctccccccctctcctcctccccttcaccCGCTCATCTTCCTTTCAGTGTTGTGGAGCAGCCCAGCAGGGTGAATATGGTGAATATG CTCCGTTTTCGTAACGACAGCATCCTGTCCACACTCCCTGAGCCACCTGAGAAAGCGTCGCTGTAccgcagagagagggagaaagagcaCGACTTCCATCCACGCAG TCTCTCTGACTTTGACAGTGACCATATGGAAATGGAGTTTG AAGATGAAGTGCAGCGCGGCCCTCCTTCTGTacattcctcttcctcctcccatcAGTCAGAGGGGATGGACACATATGACCTTGAGCACGTCAACAATATCTTCAGGAAACTGTCTCTGGAGAG accgtTTCGTCCATCTCTGTCTTCCTTCTCCAGAATCAGCTCATCTTTGAAACCGGTGCAGGAGCTGTCTTTGCAGGGGGACAACCTGCTAAAGGACATCACACTGATTGGCGGCAATGACAGTGGgatttttatttcctctgtccAGTCGGGCTCCATTGCAGAGAACGCGGGGCTAAGAGAGGGCCACCACCTTCTGTTG CTTGAGGGGTCCATACGTGGGGAAACCCAAAGCATTTCATTGGATACCAGCACCCAGGAAGAAGCCCAATGGACACTCCAGCACTGCTCTGGGCCAGTCAGGCTACACTATCGAGCCAACTATGACT CTTATCGGCGTCTGCAGAGGGACTTAGCAGATGGCACATTAGCTTCTGGCGACTCATTCTACATACGGGTCAACCTCAATATCTCCGGTCAATCAGACAGCTGCTCCCTGAGCGTGCGCTGTGATGAGGTAGTGCACGTGTTAGATACCAGGCATCAGGACCGCTGTGAGTGGCTATGCGCCCGGGTGGACCCGTATTCTGGCTCTGACCAGGCTGAGCATGGTACTATACCCTGCAACTCAAG AgcccagcagctgctcctggtGAAAATTCAGAAGTTAGTGTGTCGAGGGGGGAAAGAGGAGAATGAAGGCCACCGCAGCAGCAGG gTTAATTTACAACCAGAAGAAGCCAGCCCCTCTCCGGATCCTAAAGCCAGCCCACGCCTGTCCAGAGCTAGCATATTCCTTACTCAGATACTACAG TTTGTCAGCAGGGTTGATATCAAGTACAAGCGAATGAACAGCAATGAACGTGTGAGGATCATCAACTCAGGCAGCTCAACACTACCAAGACAAGGCTTTGAGACCCTTAAACCAGAGG ATGCTGCTGACCCAGACAGTGAGCTGAGCCGAAGTTTGAACCTCATTCCCTACAGTCCCGTCACTCCCCAGCGGACCCAGAGAAGAAGACCTGTCCTGttcagtcctgctgctctggcCAAAACCCTCATCCAGAAAATACTGAACATGGGGGGAGCTATGGACTTCAATATCTGCAAACCAG ACACCCTAACCAAAGAGGAATTTCACCTGAAACAGAACGTGGAGCCCTTCATTCACTACAAAGAGAAACAAGCCACGTTCGAATGCATTACCCGAGAAAACATAGAGGCCGTCGCTGCAAAG GGCAAACACTGCCTGCTGGAGGCCGACCTCATTTGCGTCAAAGACCTCCTGCGGAGAGAAATCTACCCGATCATCATCTACATCAAGATATGCGAGAAAAATGTCAAGAAGCTACG GAAGCTGCCGCTGCGcgtggagtcagaggaggagttTGTGAGGTGGTGTCGAGCCAAAGAGAAGGAGTTGGAGGGCATCCCTTGCCTCTATGCCACGCTGGAACCGGATGCCTGGGCAGGGACTGACGACCTAATCAGAGTCATCAAAGACAGAATcttggaggagcagaagaagatGGTGTGGGTGGAGCAGGACCTCCTGTAG
- the card11 gene encoding caspase recruitment domain-containing protein 11 isoform X2 codes for MENGTAIDVEALWEKVECKRYELCRSIAPAKLTPYLRQCKVLDEQDEDEILNSMLLVSKANRTSRLLDILHTKGERGYVAFLESLEFYYPELYKLVTGKDPTRRFSTIVEEGHEGLTQFLMNEVVKLQQQSKVKTLEKDELSRRYFTLEDEQKRLKVANQELQAFQQRYNKLREERNSYSDELLRVKDENYKLAMRYATLSEEKNMAVMRSRDLQLEIDQLKHRLNKMEEEFKMERRQSLKLKNDIENRPKREQIFELERENDMLKIKLQELQSIIQPGPLPASDKAILDILEHDRQEALEDRQDLVNRLYNLREEVRQAEELRDKYLEEKEDLELKCSTLQKDCEMYHNRMDTITIQLEEVEKERDQAFRARDEAQHQFSQSLIDKDKYRKQIRELEEKSDELHIEIVRKDARLCTLESRLRRMSKDIVPEESMSKDPPLTIIPMQVQSEWSSDESPEEKEKEKSERTPLKRRHNLKAGNRVKSPVNVLKGPQVNSAGPLSGDFLDIQMVHPPSPSFLMSPMYPPSAPPPLSSSPSPAHLPFSVVEQPSRVNMVNMLRFRNDSILSTLPEPPEKASLYRREREKEHDFHPRSLSDFDSDHMEMEFEDEVQRGPPSVHSSSSSHQSEGMDTYDLEHVNNIFRKLSLERPFRPSLSSFSRISSSLKPVQELSLQGDNLLKDITLIGGNDSGIFISSVQSGSIAENAGLREGHHLLLLEGSIRGETQSISLDTSTQEEAQWTLQHCSGPVRLHYRANYDSYRRLQRDLADGTLASGDSFYIRVNLNISGQSDSCSLSVRCDEVVHVLDTRHQDRCEWLCARVDPYSGSDQAEHGTIPCNSRAQQLLLVKIQKLVCRGGKEENEGHRSSRVNLQPEEASPSPDPKASPRLSRASIFLTQILQFVSRVDIKYKRMNSNERVRIINSGSSTLPRQGFETLKPEDAADPDSELSRSLNLIPYSPVTPQRTQRRRPVLFSPAALAKTLIQKILNMGGAMDFNICKPDTLTKEEFHLKQNVEPFIHYKEKQATFECITRENIEAVAAKGKHCLLEADLICVKDLLRREIYPIIIYIKICEKNVKKLRKLPLRVESEEEFVRWCRAKEKELEGIPCLYATLEPDAWAGTDDLIRVIKDRILEEQKKMVWVEQDLL; via the exons ATGGAGAATGGAACAGCTATTGATGTGGAGGCATTGTGGGAAAAGGTGGAGTGCAAACGCTACGAACTGTGTCGCTCTATTGCTCCAGCGAAGCTGACTCCATACCTCCGTCAGTGCAAAGTCCTGGATGAACAAGATGAGGATGAAATACTTAATTCCATGTTGCTGGTGTCAAAAGCAAACCGCACAA GCCGCCTACTCGACATCCTGCACACTAAAGGGGAGCGGGGGTATGTGGCATTTTTGGAGAGTCTGGAGTTTTACTACCCTGAGCTGTATAAACTGGTCACAGGAAAGGATCCAACGCGACGCTTCTCCACCATCGTAG AGGAAGGCCATGAGGGTCTGACCCAGTTTTTGATGAATGAGGtggtgaagctgcagcagcagtccaaAGTCAAGACCCTGGAGAAAGATGAACTCAGCAGGAGATACTTCACGCTTGAAGATGAGCAAAAAAGGCTGAAAGTGGCCAACCAGGAGCTTCAGGCCTTCCAACAGA GGTACAATAAGTTGAGGGAAGAGAGGAACAGCTACAGTGATGAGCTGCTAAGAGTAAAGGATGAAAACTACAAGCTCGCCATGAGGTACGCCACGCTGAGCGAGGAGAAGAACATGGCTGTGATGAGGAGCCGTGACCTGCAGCTGGAG ATTGATCAGCTGAAGCACAGGCTGAACAAAATGGAGGAGGAGTTTAAgatggagaggaggcagagtcTCAAACTGAAGAACGACATCGAGAATCGGCCGAAGAGAGAGCAGATCTTTGAGCTGGAAAGAGAGAATGACATGCTAAAGATTAAACTACAGGAACTACAATCTATTATACAG CCAGGTCCCTTACCTGCTTCAGACAAGGCCATCCTTGACATTTTGGAGCATGACAGACAGGAAGCCCTAGAAGACAGACAGGATTTGGTCAACCGCCTCTACAACCTGCGTGAAGAagtcagacaggcagaggaactACGAGACAag tacttggaggagaaggaggatcTGGAGCTGAAGTGCTCCACACTGCAGAAGGACTGTGAGATGTATCACAACCGCATGGACACCATCACCATACAGctagaggaggtggagaaggagagagaccag GCGTTCCGAGCCAGAGACGAGGCCCAGCACCAGTTCTCTCAGAGTCTTATTGACAAAGACAAATATCGTAAGCAAATCAGAGAGCTGGAAGAGAAAAGTGATGAGCTCCACATCGAGATTGTACGCAAAGACGCCAGACTGTGTACACTCGAGTCTCGTCTGCGACGGATGTCCAAAGACATTGTCCCCGAAGAG AGTATGTCAAAAGATCCTCCGCTTACCATCATCCCAATGCAAGTTCAGTCAGAGTGGTCCAGTGATGAGTCaccagaggagaaggagaaggagaaatcTGAGCGGACGCCACTTAAACGCAGACACAACCTTAAGGCAGGG AACAGAGTAAAGTCTCCAGTCAATGTGCTCAAAGGGCCTCAAGTCAACTCAGCAG GTCCACTCAGTGGAGATTTTCTGGACATTCAGATGGTACATCCTCCCTCCCCCAGCTTCCTCATGTCCCCCATGTATCCTCCCTCTGcacctccccccctctcctcctccccttcaccCGCTCATCTTCCTTTCAGTGTTGTGGAGCAGCCCAGCAGGGTGAATATGGTGAATATG CTCCGTTTTCGTAACGACAGCATCCTGTCCACACTCCCTGAGCCACCTGAGAAAGCGTCGCTGTAccgcagagagagggagaaagagcaCGACTTCCATCCACGCAG TCTCTCTGACTTTGACAGTGACCATATGGAAATGGAGTTTG AAGATGAAGTGCAGCGCGGCCCTCCTTCTGTacattcctcttcctcctcccatcAGTCAGAGGGGATGGACACATATGACCTTGAGCACGTCAACAATATCTTCAGGAAACTGTCTCTGGAGAG accgtTTCGTCCATCTCTGTCTTCCTTCTCCAGAATCAGCTCATCTTTGAAACCGGTGCAGGAGCTGTCTTTGCAGGGGGACAACCTGCTAAAGGACATCACACTGATTGGCGGCAATGACAGTGGgatttttatttcctctgtccAGTCGGGCTCCATTGCAGAGAACGCGGGGCTAAGAGAGGGCCACCACCTTCTGTTG CTTGAGGGGTCCATACGTGGGGAAACCCAAAGCATTTCATTGGATACCAGCACCCAGGAAGAAGCCCAATGGACACTCCAGCACTGCTCTGGGCCAGTCAGGCTACACTATCGAGCCAACTATGACT CTTATCGGCGTCTGCAGAGGGACTTAGCAGATGGCACATTAGCTTCTGGCGACTCATTCTACATACGGGTCAACCTCAATATCTCCGGTCAATCAGACAGCTGCTCCCTGAGCGTGCGCTGTGATGAGGTAGTGCACGTGTTAGATACCAGGCATCAGGACCGCTGTGAGTGGCTATGCGCCCGGGTGGACCCGTATTCTGGCTCTGACCAGGCTGAGCATGGTACTATACCCTGCAACTCAAG AgcccagcagctgctcctggtGAAAATTCAGAAGTTAGTGTGTCGAGGGGGGAAAGAGGAGAATGAAGGCCACCGCAGCAGCAGG gTTAATTTACAACCAGAAGAAGCCAGCCCCTCTCCGGATCCTAAAGCCAGCCCACGCCTGTCCAGAGCTAGCATATTCCTTACTCAGATACTACAG TTTGTCAGCAGGGTTGATATCAAGTACAAGCGAATGAACAGCAATGAACGTGTGAGGATCATCAACTCAGGCAGCTCAACACTACCAAGACAAGGCTTTGAGACCCTTAAACCAGAGG ATGCTGCTGACCCAGACAGTGAGCTGAGCCGAAGTTTGAACCTCATTCCCTACAGTCCCGTCACTCCCCAGCGGACCCAGAGAAGAAGACCTGTCCTGttcagtcctgctgctctggcCAAAACCCTCATCCAGAAAATACTGAACATGGGGGGAGCTATGGACTTCAATATCTGCAAACCAG ACACCCTAACCAAAGAGGAATTTCACCTGAAACAGAACGTGGAGCCCTTCATTCACTACAAAGAGAAACAAGCCACGTTCGAATGCATTACCCGAGAAAACATAGAGGCCGTCGCTGCAAAG GGCAAACACTGCCTGCTGGAGGCCGACCTCATTTGCGTCAAAGACCTCCTGCGGAGAGAAATCTACCCGATCATCATCTACATCAAGATATGCGAGAAAAATGTCAAGAAGCTACG GAAGCTGCCGCTGCGcgtggagtcagaggaggagttTGTGAGGTGGTGTCGAGCCAAAGAGAAGGAGTTGGAGGGCATCCCTTGCCTCTATGCCACGCTGGAACCGGATGCCTGGGCAGGGACTGACGACCTAATCAGAGTCATCAAAGACAGAATcttggaggagcagaagaagatGGTGTGGGTGGAGCAGGACCTCCTGTAG